A genomic stretch from Antarcticibacterium flavum includes:
- a CDS encoding zinc metallopeptidase, with amino-acid sequence MLGYYVIAGLIFIVSLYVSNKLKSKFKKYSQVHLQNGLSGKEIAEKMLRDNGITDVKVISTPGMLTDHYDPSKKTVNLSEGVYSQRNAAAAAVSAHEVGHAVQHAKAYDWLQMRSKLVPVVSVASKFSQWAIMGGLILMTMVSVGVGQTVLLIGIILYGMGTLFSFVTLPVEYDASKRALVWLENENMLTAQEHEAAEDSLKWAARTYVVAAVGSLATLLYFISIYLGRD; translated from the coding sequence ATGTTAGGATATTATGTTATTGCCGGGCTCATTTTTATAGTGAGCTTATATGTGAGTAATAAATTGAAGAGCAAATTCAAGAAATATTCACAGGTTCATTTGCAAAATGGACTTAGCGGGAAGGAGATCGCTGAAAAAATGCTGCGGGATAATGGTATTACAGATGTGAAGGTTATCTCGACCCCTGGAATGCTAACAGATCATTACGACCCTTCCAAAAAAACGGTTAACCTTAGTGAAGGTGTATATAGCCAGCGCAATGCAGCAGCAGCTGCCGTCTCTGCCCACGAGGTAGGACACGCGGTGCAACATGCAAAGGCCTATGATTGGTTACAAATGAGGAGTAAGCTTGTGCCGGTAGTGAGTGTAGCCTCCAAATTTTCACAATGGGCTATTATGGGTGGTTTGATCCTTATGACAATGGTATCTGTAGGTGTTGGACAAACTGTCCTGCTTATAGGAATCATATTATATGGTATGGGGACGCTCTTTAGTTTTGTGACCCTACCTGTAGAATATGATGCGAGTAAAAGAGCACTGGTTTGGTTGGAGAATGAGAATATGCTTACAGCACAGGAACATGAAGCTGCAGAGGATTCCCTAAAATGGGCCGCACGTACTTATGTAGTGGCGGCAGTTGGTTCCCTTGCGACTCTTTTATACTTTATTAGTATATACCTGGGAAGGGATTAA
- a CDS encoding ferritin yields MKDLVRQKLSLHVDIMDLLNEQIKKEAHSSSVYLAMASWCDQNGLINSAKFFYEQSQEEREHMMRIFHFINDNGGTAYSPEVSNISHDYNSLEEIFENALDQEIAITKSIHNIVLKCRKVQDLTSEYFLQWFVKEQMEEEQTFRRALELFDLMGTEGMALKFIDERIPGIREDQP; encoded by the coding sequence ATGAAAGACCTGGTAAGACAAAAACTCAGCCTCCATGTGGATATCATGGACCTGCTGAATGAACAGATAAAAAAAGAAGCACATTCATCATCGGTATATCTGGCGATGGCATCCTGGTGCGATCAAAACGGACTCATAAACAGTGCGAAATTCTTCTATGAGCAATCCCAGGAAGAAAGGGAGCACATGATGAGGATCTTCCACTTCATAAATGACAATGGAGGTACGGCTTACTCACCTGAAGTTTCTAATATCTCACACGATTATAACTCTCTTGAGGAGATCTTTGAAAACGCATTAGACCAGGAGATTGCCATCACCAAATCCATTCATAACATAGTTCTCAAGTGTAGAAAGGTACAGGACCTAACATCTGAGTATTTCCTACAGTGGTTCGTAAAGGAACAAATGGAAGAAGAGCAAACCTTTAGGAGAGCACTTGAGCTGTTTGACCTTATGGGAACAGAGGGAATGGCATTAAAATTTATCGATGAAAGGATTCCCGGAATTAGGGAGGACCAGCCGTAA